One Candidatus Ornithobacterium hominis genomic region harbors:
- a CDS encoding FKBP-type peptidyl-prolyl cis-trans isomerase gives MLIFTISCTQKEAQSPTEYSKNDFMEYSKQINRNLNDAENQKIKTYIKNQNLKFIETNSGFYMTPTDLSGNLPQEGDEVTFRYRVENLEKEIIYNEEEIGNLEIELGKSLIPIGLEYALKRMSPGETARVILPSGLAYALQGDGKKIKADEVLVFKLKLKEIQSK, from the coding sequence ATGTTGATTTTTACAATCAGCTGTACTCAAAAAGAAGCTCAAAGCCCTACCGAGTATTCCAAAAATGATTTTATGGAATATTCTAAACAAATCAATAGAAATTTGAATGATGCAGAGAACCAAAAAATTAAAACCTATATTAAAAATCAAAATTTAAAATTCATTGAGACCAATTCAGGATTTTATATGACACCGACTGATTTGAGCGGAAATTTACCCCAAGAGGGTGATGAGGTAACATTTCGCTACAGGGTTGAAAATTTAGAAAAAGAAATTATTTACAACGAAGAAGAAATCGGGAATTTAGAAATAGAATTAGGTAAGTCTTTGATTCCTATTGGTTTAGAATACGCTCTCAAGCGAATGTCCCCTGGCGAAACGGCGCGTGTCATTCTGCCTTCGGGTTTGGCTTACGCTTTGCAGGGAGATGGAAAGAAAATCAAAGCAGATGAAGTTTTGGTTTTCAAACTTAAATTAAAAGAAATTCAATCTAAATGA
- a CDS encoding 2-hydroxyacid dehydrogenase, producing the protein MNENQQKLKILMVDENHAILTELLAEHFSIEHDYQSTKADIQHKMKDFHGLIIRSRFPVDEEFLKASKNLKFIGRVGAGLENIDLETAKNLGIQCYNAPEGNRDAVAEHCVGMMLSLMNHFKRCNLQIIKGEWKREENRGEEIKGKTVGLIGYGNMGKSTAKRLSGFGCEVLAYDILPNLGDEFAQQVEMDEIFEKTDILSFHLPQTPETIGLLNRSYIEKFSKPFYFLNTARGRNVVTKDLVEALKSGKIKAAGLDVLEFEKTSFENLTLTDLPEEYQFLLHAENVILTPHVAGWTKESKQKLAEVIAQKIIANFA; encoded by the coding sequence ATGAATGAGAATCAACAGAAACTTAAAATATTGATGGTGGATGAGAATCACGCTATTCTTACCGAATTGCTGGCGGAACATTTCAGCATCGAGCATGATTACCAAAGTACTAAAGCTGATATTCAGCATAAAATGAAGGATTTTCACGGGTTAATCATCCGCAGTCGATTCCCAGTAGATGAAGAATTTCTAAAGGCTTCAAAAAATTTAAAATTCATTGGCCGCGTGGGCGCAGGGTTGGAAAACATTGATTTAGAAACGGCTAAAAATCTCGGCATCCAATGCTACAATGCGCCCGAGGGCAATCGTGATGCTGTGGCAGAGCATTGCGTGGGAATGATGCTGAGCTTGATGAATCACTTCAAACGATGTAACTTACAAATTATCAAAGGCGAATGGAAAAGAGAGGAAAATCGTGGGGAGGAAATTAAAGGGAAAACGGTGGGTCTAATTGGCTACGGCAATATGGGGAAATCTACGGCAAAACGGCTTTCTGGCTTTGGCTGTGAGGTTTTGGCTTATGACATTCTGCCTAATTTGGGTGATGAGTTTGCCCAACAAGTGGAAATGGATGAGATTTTTGAGAAAACAGATATTCTGAGTTTTCATCTTCCGCAGACGCCTGAAACCATCGGTTTACTAAATCGAAGTTATATTGAGAAATTTTCTAAGCCTTTTTATTTTTTAAATACTGCTCGTGGGAGAAATGTTGTGACCAAAGATTTGGTTGAAGCCTTGAAGTCTGGGAAAATAAAAGCGGCGGGGTTGGATGTTTTAGAGTTTGAAAAAACTTCATTTGAGAATTTGACCTTGACTGATTTGCCCGAGGAGTATCAATTTCTACTCCATGCAGAAAATGTGATTTTAACACCGCACGTTGCTGGATGGACCAAAGAAAGTAAACAAAAATTAGCCGAAGTGATTGCACAAAAAATCATTGCAAATTTTGCTTGA
- a CDS encoding peptidylprolyl isomerase, with the protein MSKEEYKALEDGLYANLETSKGDMLVKFFPAEAPMTVGNFIALAEGKKENKFKKEKEPYYDGTIFHRVIKNFMIQGGDPTGTGTGSPGYEFEDEVDNGLKHDKKGILSMANSGPATNGSQFFITQVPTPWLDNKHTIFGEVVKGDNVIDSIAGVETQAADKPVEDVVLKHVDIIRKGEAFKNYNPTQAFENGKVALQAKIEEQRKKTEMEKEERKNLIKKYTEEAQTTESGLRYAYMEKGDGAKPEKGEDLKVHYTLYLADGNIIDSSHQRNSPLNVKVGQTSLIQGWMEALTMFEKGSKVFLIVPSTLGYGTQGAGPIPANSTLYFEYEPLK; encoded by the coding sequence ATGAGTAAAGAAGAATACAAAGCCTTAGAAGATGGGCTTTACGCAAATTTAGAAACCAGCAAAGGTGATATGTTGGTGAAATTTTTCCCAGCAGAAGCACCGATGACTGTCGGTAATTTTATTGCTTTGGCAGAAGGAAAAAAAGAAAATAAATTTAAGAAAGAAAAAGAACCTTACTATGATGGAACTATTTTTCACCGTGTGATAAAAAACTTTATGATTCAAGGAGGCGACCCGACAGGAACTGGAACAGGTAGCCCAGGATATGAGTTTGAAGATGAGGTAGATAACGGATTGAAACATGATAAAAAAGGAATTTTGTCTATGGCTAATTCTGGCCCAGCGACCAACGGCAGTCAGTTTTTTATAACGCAAGTTCCTACGCCGTGGTTAGATAATAAACACACGATTTTTGGCGAAGTGGTAAAAGGCGATAACGTGATTGATAGCATTGCGGGGGTGGAAACTCAAGCCGCAGATAAGCCAGTGGAAGATGTAGTTTTGAAGCATGTAGATATCATCAGAAAAGGAGAAGCTTTTAAAAATTATAACCCTACGCAAGCCTTTGAAAATGGGAAGGTAGCACTGCAAGCAAAAATTGAAGAACAAAGAAAAAAAACAGAAATGGAAAAAGAAGAACGTAAAAATTTAATCAAAAAATACACCGAGGAAGCTCAGACCACCGAGAGCGGCTTACGCTATGCTTATATGGAAAAAGGAGATGGGGCAAAACCCGAAAAAGGCGAAGACTTAAAAGTGCATTATACACTTTATTTGGCTGATGGAAACATTATTGACTCTTCTCATCAGCGAAATTCACCATTGAATGTAAAAGTAGGGCAGACTTCCCTGATTCAAGGTTGGATGGAAGCACTAACGATGTTTGAGAAAGGCTCAAAAGTTTTTCTCATCGTTCCGTCAACATTGGGCTACGGGACACAGGGAGCTGGGCCAATTCCAGCGAATTCTACGCTTTACTTTGAATACGAGCCATTGAAATAG
- the thiS gene encoding sulfur carrier protein ThiS has protein sequence MIMIKINSKTEEIPKETSLLQLVALKNITTRGIAIAINQQVINRSNWGAYQLKENDNILIIKATQGG, from the coding sequence ATGATTATGATAAAAATCAATTCCAAAACTGAGGAAATCCCAAAAGAAACCAGTCTTTTACAATTGGTAGCGTTGAAGAATATTACAACAAGGGGTATTGCTATCGCAATAAATCAGCAAGTGATCAATCGCTCTAATTGGGGGGCATATCAACTCAAAGAAAATGATAATATTCTGATTATCAAGGCGACACAAGGAGGCTAA
- a CDS encoding type I restriction enzyme HsdR N-terminal domain-containing protein yields MEDDAKNFLSLEKKGNKIYCAARKIWLVRTPEEEVRQHFILWLSQELGYPISLMQAEKKVNQRVAHRFDLFIQAKQKIILCEFKAPKIIIDQSVLNQIIRYQPQVNADYFLLSNGVETLIFFVDKKLRKIKALENLPNYHQL; encoded by the coding sequence ATGGAAGATGATGCTAAAAATTTTTTAAGCCTTGAAAAAAAGGGAAATAAAATTTACTGTGCTGCACGGAAGATTTGGCTTGTCCGTACGCCCGAGGAGGAAGTGCGTCAACACTTCATTCTTTGGCTAAGTCAGGAACTGGGCTACCCGATAAGCCTGATGCAAGCTGAGAAAAAAGTTAATCAGCGGGTAGCGCATCGCTTTGATTTGTTCATTCAGGCTAAGCAAAAAATCATTTTATGCGAGTTTAAAGCACCTAAAATCATAATAGATCAATCGGTTTTGAATCAAATTATTCGCTATCAACCGCAGGTCAACGCTGATTATTTTTTGCTATCAAACGGTGTAGAAACACTTATCTTCTTTGTAGATAAAAAGCTGAGAAAAATTAAAGCTTTAGAAAATTTGCCAAATTATCATCAGTTGTGA
- a CDS encoding alpha/beta hydrolase: MNCKLLFLSFIIFSFFLFSSCSKYWYNETDTVQKHYNLSYGKSERQRLDLFIPKSSERKNTIIFIVHGGAWIFGKKWHLRSIQNQLTASGYTTVNLNYRLASRSKKINYKHQLKDIEAAFSYFNQNSERFHLQPAQKIILGESAGGHLALLYAYQNPQQIDKVISFSGPTDFYSEDYQNLKFYHWYTKSAFSTATGDFYRWGEEIPLKFKEASPLSQVADVPTLLFQGTWDFLVHPQQAKSLNQKLEEKNVPHRLVLIKGAGHLPRFNAWWRGKIILPEIINFIENE, translated from the coding sequence ATGAATTGTAAACTTCTTTTTTTAAGCTTTATTATTTTTAGCTTTTTTTTGTTTTCTTCCTGTTCTAAATACTGGTATAACGAAACAGATACGGTACAGAAACATTACAACCTCAGCTACGGGAAATCAGAAAGGCAGCGTTTAGATTTATTCATCCCTAAATCTTCTGAACGGAAAAATACCATTATTTTTATCGTGCACGGTGGCGCTTGGATTTTTGGCAAAAAATGGCATTTGAGGTCAATTCAAAATCAGCTCACAGCGTCTGGCTACACTACTGTAAATCTGAACTACCGATTGGCAAGTCGTTCCAAAAAAATCAACTATAAACATCAACTGAAGGATATTGAGGCTGCTTTTTCTTACTTCAATCAAAATTCTGAGAGATTTCATCTTCAGCCTGCTCAGAAAATCATTTTGGGCGAAAGCGCTGGCGGGCATTTGGCTTTGCTCTATGCTTACCAGAATCCGCAGCAGATAGATAAAGTCATTTCTTTTTCTGGCCCCACGGATTTCTATTCTGAAGATTATCAAAATTTAAAATTTTACCATTGGTACACAAAATCGGCTTTTTCTACGGCAACAGGTGATTTCTACCGCTGGGGTGAGGAAATCCCGCTAAAATTCAAAGAAGCGAGTCCGCTCTCGCAAGTGGCCGATGTGCCAACTTTACTTTTTCAGGGGACGTGGGATTTCTTGGTGCATCCGCAGCAGGCTAAAAGTCTAAATCAAAAATTAGAAGAAAAAAATGTGCCTCATCGCTTGGTGCTCATCAAAGGTGCTGGGCATTTACCTCGCTTCAATGCTTGGTGGAGGGGTAAAATAATTTTACCCGAAATCATAAATTTTATTGAAAATGAATGA
- a CDS encoding DHH family phosphoesterase, giving the protein MLLNPQEVKKVKSALSEAEKIVIIPHKNPDGDAVGSCFALKILLNDLGMNAEIVSPNDIPIFLKFLPGINDFINAEKELDFAQEKISEADILFLLDFNDAARIDQLEECVKFSKALKILIDHHQQPQTFDMMFSRPDLPATCELIYHFIKALGWQENITPEIATYLMTGILTDTGNFRYSSVKQSTFQVAGELTALGANAYQIQDKILDNVSPRRYALLSVFLQNMLYLPELRTSIFTMSREELKRNNFEKGDTDGFVNYGLSIANNVLSIYLSEDTQKDMVKISFRSKNTFDVSEFTRNYFEGGGHVNAAGGKSDLSLEETKEKILRLLENYKDELQAVEL; this is encoded by the coding sequence ATGTTATTGAACCCCCAAGAAGTAAAAAAAGTTAAATCAGCGCTCAGCGAGGCAGAAAAAATTGTCATCATCCCGCACAAAAACCCTGACGGCGATGCCGTAGGCTCGTGTTTTGCGCTCAAAATATTGCTCAACGACTTGGGGATGAATGCCGAGATTGTGAGCCCCAATGATATTCCGATTTTTTTGAAGTTTTTACCTGGAATCAATGACTTTATAAATGCTGAAAAAGAACTTGATTTTGCTCAAGAAAAAATTAGCGAAGCAGACATTCTATTTCTATTGGACTTTAATGATGCAGCAAGAATTGATCAGCTGGAAGAATGCGTCAAATTTTCTAAGGCTTTAAAAATTTTAATAGACCACCATCAGCAGCCACAAACATTTGATATGATGTTCTCCCGCCCTGATTTGCCAGCAACGTGCGAGCTGATTTATCATTTCATAAAAGCCTTGGGTTGGCAAGAAAACATTACCCCAGAAATCGCAACTTATTTGATGACTGGAATTTTGACAGATACAGGCAATTTCAGATACAGCAGCGTGAAGCAATCCACGTTCCAAGTTGCTGGCGAGTTGACGGCATTAGGAGCAAATGCTTACCAAATTCAAGATAAAATCTTAGATAATGTCTCACCACGACGTTATGCCCTGCTGAGTGTTTTCCTACAAAATATGCTCTATTTGCCAGAACTGAGAACCTCGATTTTTACCATGAGTAGAGAAGAATTGAAGAGAAACAATTTTGAAAAAGGCGATACCGATGGGTTTGTGAATTACGGACTCAGTATCGCCAATAATGTTTTGTCGATTTATCTCTCAGAAGATACCCAAAAAGATATGGTCAAAATTTCTTTTCGTTCCAAAAATACGTTTGACGTAAGCGAATTTACCCGAAACTACTTTGAAGGTGGAGGGCACGTGAACGCCGCTGGCGGAAAGTCTGATTTAAGTTTAGAAGAAACCAAAGAAAAAATTCTAAGGCTTCTGGAAAATTATAAAGATGAACTGCAAGCGGTCGAATTGTAA